In Streptomyces sclerotialus, the DNA window CCTCAACTCGGTGATCGTCACCGTGCTGTCCCTCGCGGTGATCCTGCTGCTCGCGGTGCCCGCCGCGTACGCGCTGGCCCGCGCGAGCGGCAAGGTCGCCGCCGCCATCGAACGCGCCTTCTCGCTCGGCTTCCTCATCCCCACCTTCGCCGCGCTGGTCCCCACCTTCCTCCTCGCCGCGCAGCTCGGCCTCTTCCACACCCGGACGTTCATCGTCCTCTTCCTGCCCGCCACCTCGCTGCCGCTGGCCGTGGTGCTGCTGACGCAGTTCATGCGGACGGTGCCTCACGAGGTGGAGGAGGCCGCGCGGATGGACGGCGCCGGCAACTGGACGGTCCTGGTGCGGATCTACCTGCCCATGGTGGTGCCGGGCATCGTCACCGTGCTCATCCTCAGCTTCCTGGCCTTCTGGAACGAGTACCTGTACTCGCTGGTGATCATCGGTCCTGACGAGGCGCAGCGCACCATCCAGGTCGCCGTGCCCACTCTGCGCTCCTCGCTGTCCACCGATTTCGGGGTTCTCTCTGCTGGTACCGTGGTCACACTGATCCCTGTGTACGCCGTGTACGCCGTTCTCCAGCGCCGTATGGAAGGCGCCCTCATGGGCGGCGCGGTGAAGGTCTAGTGGCGGAGGAACGGATGCCCTCCGCGGCGAGAAGGACGGACGTGGCCCAGCGCAGAACCAGCAGGACGACGATCAGCGATGTAGCGGCTCTCGCAGGGGTCTCCGTCTCCGCCGTGTCGAAAATCGTGAACGGCAAGGGGAGTTTCCCCGAGGCCACCCGCGAGCGGGTGCTGTGGGCCGCCGACCGGCTGCGCTGGTCCCCCTCCGCCGCGGCCGTGGCACTGCGCGGCGCCAAGACGCGGGCCATCGGCATGGTGGTCAACCGCGCCCCCGACCTCCTCAACGCCGACCCGCACTTCGCCCTGCTGATCGCCGGTATGGAGAGCGAACTGGCCCCGCGCGACTACGGCTTGCTGCTGCACATCGTCGGTGAGCGTCCCGAGGCCGAGGAGCGCGCCTACCGTCGCCTGGCCGACGAACGCCGCGTCGACGGCGTCGTCCTCACCGAGAGCCGCGTCAACGACCCGCGGGCGGTCCTGCTGCGTGACCTGCACCTGCCGGCGGTCCTGATCGGTGCTCCCTGGCAGGAGCACGCGATACCTTCCGTGGAGGCCACCGACCGGGAACAGGGCATGAAGGACGCCGTCGACCACCTGGTGGATCTCGGGCACCGGAGGATCGCCTACGTCTCAGGGCCCGAGGACCGTGTGCACACCGGTCGCCGCCGGGCCACCTTCACCGACCGGCTCCGCCACCACCGCCTGCTGCCCAGTCATACGCTGACGTCCGACTTCGCGGCCCGCACCACCGGTTCGGTCGTCACGGAGGTCCTCCAGTCCGACGCCCCGCCCACGGCGATCGTCTTCGCCAACGACATGATGGCGCTGGCCGGCATCTCCGCCGCGCGCCGCCTGGGCCGCGACGTCCCCGGTGAGCTGTCCGTCGTCGGCCATGACGACCTGCCCCTCGGTCAGTTGCTGCACCCGCAGCTGACGACCATCCGCCAGGACCTGGACCACATGGGCCGCGCTGCCGCGCTCACCCTCCTCCGGCACCTCGGCGAGGAGGGCACTCCGCCGGCACCGTCCGTGGCCGCTCCCCGGCTGATCGTCCGCGAGTCCACCGCGAAGGCACCATGACACCCGCGAAGGCACCGTGTCACCGCCGGGGATGATCTCGCCTGACCCGTACGTTGTGGGGACCGAAGAGCCTTCGATTGCTGGGAGATGGTGACATGCCGCTCAAGGGCGAGTACGAGCCGAGCACGACGCAGTTGGTACGGGACCAGGTGGAGCTGTACGAGAGCTCCGGTGGTACGGAAGGCACGACCCTGGGGAGCCTGGTCGGTCCGGACGACGTGGCGCGGCGGGACCTGCCGGTCGTCATCCTGACCACCCTGGGCGCGAAGAGCGGCAAGATCCGCAAGACCCCGCTCATGCGGGTGGAGCACGAGGGGTCGTACGCCGTGATCGCTTCCCTGGGCGGAGCACCCAAGCACCCGGTCTGGTACTACAACGTGGTGGCCGACCCCCGGGTGGAACTCCAGGACGGCCCGGTGCGCCAGGACATGGTGGCGCGTGAGGTGACCGGGGACGAGAAGGCCGTGTGGTGGGACCGGGCGGTCGCGGCGTTCCCGGACTATGCCGAGTACCAGAAGAAGACGGACCGTGAGATCCCGGTCTTCGTCCTGGAACCGGCGGCTCAGGAGCACTGAGGTAGCAGTACGCGGGGCCGGCCCTGTCGGCGGCCGGCCCCGCGGTGCCGTCAGCGCTCCGGGTGGGTGGAGCTGGGCTGCGGTACGGGGGTGTGCTCGGCTCCGTCGGCCTCCGCTGCCGTTCCGGTGCCGGAGTCGGATTCGGCGGCCAGGGTGGAGCGCGACTGGGCGGGCCGCGTCGTGCGGCTGACGAACAGCGACGCGAGGAACGCGAGCACACCGATGACTCCGGCGACCATGAACGCCGTGCGCAGGCCGCCGGCGTCGGGCGCGCCCGACGGGTCGGACGTGCTCAGGGAGGCCACGGTGACGAAGACGGCCGTACCGAAGGCACCCGCGACCTGCTGGAGCGTGGAGAGGATCGCGCTGCCGTGGGAGTAGAGCTGGTTGCTCAACGCGCCCAGTGACTCGGTCATCAGCGGCGTCATCATCAGCCCCAGCCCGCCCATCAGCAGGAGGTGGATGGCGATGACCGCGGCCAGCGGCGAGTCGGCACCGAGGAAGGTGAAGAGCCACAGCGACACGGCGAGGGCCAGCGCGCCCGGGATCACCAGGGGGCGCGCGCCGAAGCGGTCGAACAGCCGGCCCACCGGACGGCCCAGCAGACCGAGCAGGAGTCCGCCCGGGAGGACGGCCAGACCGCTGACGAACGTACTGGTCTTCAGGACGGTCTGGAGGTACAGCGGCAGCATGATCGACCCGACGCCCAGCAGGCACATGAACAGCAGGGCCGACAGGACCAGGGCGACGCTGAACGCGCGGGTCTTGAACGGACGCAGGTCGAGCAGGGCGCGGTCCGCACGCTGCAGACTGAGCTGGCGTGCGACGAACACGCCCAGCGACGCGAGGCCGACCACGATCGGGATCCACGGCGCGACCGTGTGCTCCCCGCCGCCGGACTCGCCGACGGACGCCAGGCCGTAGAGGACGCCGCCGAAGCCGACGGCGGACAGCGCCACCGAGAGCAGGTCCAGCGGCACCTTCCGGGTCTCGCTCTCCAGGCGCATCCAGACCGCGCCGAGGACCAGCGCGGCCACGGCGAGCGGCAGGACGATCCAGAACATCCAGCGCCAGCCCAGCGAAGCGAGAACCGCGCCGCCCACGGTCGGTCCCACGGCGGGGGCGACCGCGATGACGATGCTGATCGTTCCCATCGTCGCGCCGCGCTTCTCGGGCGGCACGAGGCGCATGACC includes these proteins:
- a CDS encoding carbohydrate ABC transporter permease, with the translated sequence MLLLPLYYLLVSSFKDNGDIFAAPLGLPDSLSLRKFATSVHDARLDLAVLNSVIVTVLSLAVILLLAVPAAYALARASGKVAAAIERAFSLGFLIPTFAALVPTFLLAAQLGLFHTRTFIVLFLPATSLPLAVVLLTQFMRTVPHEVEEAARMDGAGNWTVLVRIYLPMVVPGIVTVLILSFLAFWNEYLYSLVIIGPDEAQRTIQVAVPTLRSSLSTDFGVLSAGTVVTLIPVYAVYAVLQRRMEGALMGGAVKV
- a CDS encoding LacI family DNA-binding transcriptional regulator is translated as MAQRRTSRTTISDVAALAGVSVSAVSKIVNGKGSFPEATRERVLWAADRLRWSPSAAAVALRGAKTRAIGMVVNRAPDLLNADPHFALLIAGMESELAPRDYGLLLHIVGERPEAEERAYRRLADERRVDGVVLTESRVNDPRAVLLRDLHLPAVLIGAPWQEHAIPSVEATDREQGMKDAVDHLVDLGHRRIAYVSGPEDRVHTGRRRATFTDRLRHHRLLPSHTLTSDFAARTTGSVVTEVLQSDAPPTAIVFANDMMALAGISAARRLGRDVPGELSVVGHDDLPLGQLLHPQLTTIRQDLDHMGRAAALTLLRHLGEEGTPPAPSVAAPRLIVRESTAKAP
- a CDS encoding nitroreductase family deazaflavin-dependent oxidoreductase; the protein is MPLKGEYEPSTTQLVRDQVELYESSGGTEGTTLGSLVGPDDVARRDLPVVILTTLGAKSGKIRKTPLMRVEHEGSYAVIASLGGAPKHPVWYYNVVADPRVELQDGPVRQDMVAREVTGDEKAVWWDRAVAAFPDYAEYQKKTDREIPVFVLEPAAQEH
- a CDS encoding DHA2 family efflux MFS transporter permease subunit, translated to MIEPANAGGVGSPRGSSPVRAPVLIAVLVVSAFVMILNETILSVALRDLTVDLGISTTTVQWLTSGFLLTMAVIIPITGFLLERFTARQVFLASLTLFTVGTLVSGLAPGFGVLMTGRVVQACGTAVMLPLLMTSVMRLVPPEKRGATMGTISIVIAVAPAVGPTVGGAVLASLGWRWMFWIVLPLAVAALVLGAVWMRLESETRKVPLDLLSVALSAVGFGGVLYGLASVGESGGGEHTVAPWIPIVVGLASLGVFVARQLSLQRADRALLDLRPFKTRAFSVALVLSALLFMCLLGVGSIMLPLYLQTVLKTSTFVSGLAVLPGGLLLGLLGRPVGRLFDRFGARPLVIPGALALAVSLWLFTFLGADSPLAAVIAIHLLLMGGLGLMMTPLMTESLGALSNQLYSHGSAILSTLQQVAGAFGTAVFVTVASLSTSDPSGAPDAGGLRTAFMVAGVIGVLAFLASLFVSRTTRPAQSRSTLAAESDSGTGTAAEADGAEHTPVPQPSSTHPER